The Mercenaria mercenaria strain notata unplaced genomic scaffold, MADL_Memer_1 contig_3054, whole genome shotgun sequence genome has a segment encoding these proteins:
- the LOC123560535 gene encoding uncharacterized protein LOC123560535 produces MTFGNEIVFVVLTSDNEIVDVKDFSTYQRCVLEVKAKKENKEINEKELHADNRPSPEEIQDLEKCLRENAKLLMERHTKLTLVTAGWFKASVDETGQYSVKKELCIVLYVHVKGFLPLNEKPFPTKLEKYPVDVREGIFTLCGGPYDYHRNVKMGCGIRGEGPGTLGAFVEFENDGNLYGITCAHVVFGNEKLKWILEHGYTEINSDELVYQPVSDPFGTAVVALYKEGGNGIPGMEIALIKINQDRLPTDGTFPDDSEYAAAGFGPDRPFVFCSGKVWESESRLQYPVVYKYGCESKLTTGICRVNGASVRTHVFKANILGSELVLHDQIEIQSLGACPFAKLGDSGALIFTNEQIPGELSALGIFEGQMENVFTATPICAVLGELRRITNKHCMLKTYHS; encoded by the exons ATGACTTTCGGAAATGAAATCGTATTCGTTGTATTAACTTCGGATAATGAAATCGTAGATGTAAAAGACTTTTCAACATATCAGAGGTGCGTCTTAGAAGTCAAGGCAAAGAAAgagaacaaagaaataaatgaaaaagaactacatgcagataatCGGCCGTCTCCTGAAGAAATTCAGGATCTCGAAAAATGCTTGAGGGAAAATGCAAAATTACTGATGGAAAGGCATACCAAACTAACTCTAGTTACGGCTGGTTGGTTTAAGGCAAGTGTAGATGAAACAGGTCAGTATTCAGTAAAGAAAGAACTGTGCATTGTACTGTATGTACATGTCAAGGGGTTTCTTCCTTTGAATGAGAAGCCATTTCCTACAAAGCTTGAAAAATATCCTGTTGACGTTCGAGAGGGGATATTTACACTATGTGGGGGGCCTTACGACTAccatagaaatgttaaaatgggatGTGGTATACGTGGTGAGGGACCGGGCACACTTGGGGCATTTGTCGAGTTTGAGAACGATGGAAACTTATACGGTATCACCTGTGCTCATGTAGTATTTGGTAATGAGAAGTTAAAGTGGATACTTGAACATGGATATACAGAAATTAACAGTGATGAACTTGTGTACCAGCCTGTCTCCGATCCTTTCGGTACTGCTGTGGTGGCCTTGTATAAAGAAGGAGGAAACGGAATTCCTGGAATGGAGATTGCATTAATTAAGATCAATCAAGACAGATTGCCTACTGACGGAACCTTTCCTGATGATTCCGAATATGCAGCTGCag GATTTGGACCAGACAGACCATTTGTGTTTTGTTCCGGAAAAGTTTGGGAGTCAGAAAGCCGTCTCCAATATCCTGTAGTATATAAATATGGATGTGAAAGCAAACTTACAACAGGGATATGTCGAGTTAATGGTGCATCAGTTCGAACACATGTATTTAAGGCCAATATTCTAGGTTCTGAGTTAGTTCTGCACGACCAAATAGAAATACAGTCTTTGGGAGCATGTCCGTTTGCTAAGCTTGGCGACTCGGGTGCACTCATTTTCACAAATGAGCAAATTCCAGGTGAGCTTTCAGCATTAGGAATATTCGAAGGACAAATGGAAAATGTATTTACAGCTACACCTATCTGCGCTGTGTTGGGTGAACTCAGACGAATTACTAACAAACACTGTATGCTGAAAACCTACCATTCATAA